A genomic window from Flavobacterium johnsoniae includes:
- a CDS encoding alpha/beta fold hydrolase: MEHTEPNACLSIKDFESNLKQIHTDKYIETAQNVRLYVKDYGQGKPVILIHGWPLSNEMWEYQIDHLVQNNFRVIAYDRRGFGKSSQPWDGYDYDTLTDDLQEIIEQLELENVTLVGFSMGGGEVVRYFSRHGGKNVSKIALISSIIPFLLKTNDNPDGHPKEKSENTAAAIKEDRIGFIDNFGKTFFGINIINKPLSTPLLEYYRSLCSVASPRATLKCAESFSFTDFRDELDFIKVPTLIIHGNDDKIVPIDLTSRKAAESIKNNTFIEYEGAPHGLFYTDREKLNEDLLQFLNS; encoded by the coding sequence ATGGAACATACAGAACCAAATGCCTGCCTTTCTATAAAAGATTTTGAATCTAACTTAAAACAGATTCATACAGATAAATATATTGAAACCGCACAAAATGTGAGGCTTTATGTAAAAGATTACGGTCAGGGAAAACCTGTAATTTTAATACATGGCTGGCCACTCTCTAATGAAATGTGGGAATATCAAATTGATCATTTAGTACAAAATAATTTCAGAGTTATTGCATATGACCGTCGCGGTTTCGGAAAATCATCTCAACCTTGGGACGGATACGATTACGACACCTTAACAGATGATCTTCAGGAAATTATTGAACAATTAGAATTAGAAAATGTAACGCTTGTTGGCTTCTCAATGGGCGGTGGAGAAGTTGTTCGCTATTTTAGCCGTCATGGTGGAAAAAATGTTTCTAAAATTGCTTTAATATCTTCTATTATTCCATTTTTATTAAAAACAAATGATAATCCAGACGGACATCCAAAAGAAAAAAGCGAAAATACTGCCGCAGCAATCAAAGAAGATAGAATTGGATTTATTGATAATTTCGGAAAAACTTTTTTTGGTATCAATATCATCAACAAACCATTAAGTACGCCTTTGTTAGAATATTACAGATCTCTTTGTTCTGTGGCTTCTCCCCGTGCAACATTAAAATGTGCTGAATCATTTTCATTTACCGATTTTAGAGATGAATTGGATTTTATAAAAGTTCCCACGCTTATCATTCATGGAAACGATGATAAAATTGTTCCAATAGATCTTACTTCAAGAAAAGCTGCTGAAAGTATTAAGAATAATACATTTATAGAATACGAAGGCGCTCCTCACGGATTATTTTATACTGATAGAGAAAAACTAAATGAAGATTTACTTCAGTTTTTAAATTCATAA
- a CDS encoding RBBP9/YdeN family alpha/beta hydrolase produces METQLLIIPGLGDSGEKHWQTFWHAKFENSIRVVQDNWDEPIREEWLKRLNENISKLDKPTILVAHSLAVSLVLHWAEKNNNPNIIGAFLVAPADVDSPQHTPECTRNFSPIPLYKLPFPSVVVASENDPYASFERKKYLAEKWGSDFVNVGQQGHINSDSDLKFWEEGQDILKDFIAKI; encoded by the coding sequence ATGGAGACACAATTATTAATTATACCGGGACTTGGAGATTCTGGAGAAAAACATTGGCAAACCTTTTGGCATGCAAAATTCGAAAACTCAATTCGTGTTGTGCAAGATAATTGGGACGAACCAATTCGAGAAGAATGGCTTAAAAGATTAAACGAAAATATTTCAAAACTAGACAAACCAACTATTTTAGTAGCACATAGTTTAGCGGTTTCATTAGTTTTACATTGGGCCGAAAAAAATAATAATCCAAATATAATTGGCGCATTTTTAGTTGCTCCCGCTGATGTCGATTCACCTCAACACACACCAGAATGCACTAGAAATTTTTCGCCTATTCCGCTTTACAAATTACCATTTCCTTCTGTAGTTGTGGCAAGCGAAAATGATCCTTATGCGTCTTTTGAAAGAAAAAAATATCTTGCAGAAAAATGGGGAAGCGATTTTGTAAATGTTGGTCAGCAAGGTCACATTAACTCCGATTCTGATTTAAAATTTTGGGAAGAAGGACAAGATATACTAAAAGATTTCATTGCTAAAATCTAG
- a CDS encoding thioredoxin family protein, with amino-acid sequence MARTESTMLPLGTIAPDFYLKDTNSNDTLSFEDLKGSKGTLVMFICNHCPFVHHVMPEVIMVANDYRVQGLGVIAISSNDVVKYPQDSPELMADFALENKIDFPYLYDESQETAKAYQAACTPDFYLFDSQDKLFYRGQLDDSRPGNGIPLSGNDLRGAIDALIYNRSLKETQKPSLGCGIKWK; translated from the coding sequence ATGGCACGAACAGAATCTACAATGCTTCCTTTAGGCACAATTGCTCCAGATTTTTATCTAAAAGATACTAATTCTAATGATACTTTATCTTTTGAAGATTTGAAAGGATCGAAAGGAACTTTGGTCATGTTTATCTGTAATCATTGTCCATTTGTGCATCATGTTATGCCAGAAGTAATTATGGTTGCTAATGATTATCGTGTTCAAGGACTTGGCGTAATTGCTATTTCTAGCAATGATGTTGTAAAATACCCACAGGATTCTCCAGAATTAATGGCCGATTTTGCTCTAGAAAATAAAATTGATTTTCCTTATTTATACGATGAAAGTCAAGAAACGGCGAAAGCTTATCAAGCAGCTTGCACTCCAGATTTTTATTTATTTGATAGTCAAGACAAATTATTTTACCGCGGACAACTCGATGATTCTAGACCTGGCAACGGAATTCCTCTTAGCGGAAACGATTTAAGAGGCGCAATTGACGCCCTAATTTACAACCGAAGTTTGAAGGAAACACAGAAACCAAGTTTGGGCTGTGGCATTAAATGGAAGTAA
- a CDS encoding YIP1 family protein, producing MTNYNSKEEAVNPKNILEKICTSPKKAFQFIDNYKYNKHVILLLILSGIVKALDKAETKSMGDNIPIWGIIGFSLLIGLLFGWLLNYIYAFLVSKTGEYLNGKASTESILRVLAYSLIPAIISLFVYFVQILFYGNSIFQSTFLYSSDELLNNIISYIFIFIDLFLMVWSLILLIIGVSIVQKFSIGKAIVNILLPAILIVLIFLILYVVIDLIAH from the coding sequence ATGACAAATTATAATTCGAAAGAAGAAGCTGTTAATCCAAAAAATATTTTAGAAAAAATATGCACTTCTCCAAAAAAAGCTTTTCAATTTATTGATAATTACAAATACAATAAGCACGTAATATTATTATTAATTCTATCTGGAATTGTTAAAGCACTTGACAAAGCAGAAACGAAAAGTATGGGAGATAATATTCCCATTTGGGGAATTATTGGTTTTAGTCTTTTAATTGGTCTTCTTTTCGGATGGTTATTAAATTACATTTATGCATTTCTAGTAAGCAAAACAGGGGAATATCTTAACGGAAAAGCAAGTACAGAATCAATTTTAAGAGTACTTGCTTACTCCTTAATCCCAGCAATCATTTCTTTATTTGTATATTTTGTTCAAATTTTATTCTATGGAAATTCGATTTTTCAATCTACATTCTTATACTCCAGCGATGAATTATTAAACAATATTATTTCTTATATTTTTATTTTCATCGATCTATTTTTAATGGTGTGGTCCTTAATACTTCTTATAATTGGAGTATCAATTGTACAGAAATTTTCTATTGGAAAAGCAATAGTAAATATACTTTTACCAGCAATTTTAATAGTGCTTATTTTTCTTATTCTATATGTAGTTATTGACTTAATAGCCCATTAA
- a CDS encoding GreA/GreB family elongation factor: MHNNKIQIDMKPIPTFCKSDYQFLRELILKSKNSTNTKEANQLSQELDRAVISKENELDSSVIRINSFVTIEDVQAKKQMKIQIVLPSAADVKQSKISILAPLSVAIIGFKENDEVDWELPAGVKTLKVIAVDNTEVLHHS; this comes from the coding sequence ATGCATAACAATAAAATTCAAATAGATATGAAACCTATTCCAACTTTCTGTAAATCAGATTATCAATTTTTAAGAGAATTGATTTTAAAAAGCAAAAACTCAACAAATACTAAAGAAGCCAATCAACTTTCGCAAGAATTAGATCGTGCTGTAATAAGTAAAGAAAACGAACTTGACAGTTCGGTAATCAGAATTAATTCATTTGTAACGATAGAAGATGTACAAGCCAAGAAACAAATGAAAATTCAAATCGTTTTGCCTTCTGCTGCAGATGTAAAACAATCTAAAATATCAATTCTAGCGCCTTTAAGCGTTGCTATTATTGGTTTTAAAGAAAATGACGAAGTTGATTGGGAATTACCAGCTGGAGTTAAAACTTTAAAAGTAATTGCTGTAGATAATACGGAAGTATTGCATCATTCATAA
- a CDS encoding alpha/beta hydrolase, giving the protein MKKLILLFSFIFFGISLSAQNLEYETKNNIQYYNATVNKSDKYINERCVLDIYYPKNKKDFATIVWFHGGGLTGGNKEIPEALKNKGFAIIGVNYRLSPKAKAAKSIEDAAAAVAWAFNNISNYGGDKSQIFVSGHSAGGYLALMIGLNKKYLQKENIDANQIAGLIPFSGQCITHFEIRRENGIPEKQPTIDEFAPLYHVRADAPPLLLITGDRELEMLGRYEENAYMARMMKLVGHTQTKLYELDGYGHGMTEPGFPLLVNEVNRILKERKK; this is encoded by the coding sequence ATGAAAAAATTAATTCTTCTTTTCAGTTTCATCTTCTTCGGAATTTCTCTTTCTGCACAAAATCTAGAATACGAAACAAAAAATAACATTCAATATTACAATGCTACTGTAAATAAATCTGATAAATATATTAACGAAAGATGTGTATTAGATATTTACTATCCAAAAAATAAAAAAGATTTCGCAACTATCGTCTGGTTTCATGGCGGCGGATTAACAGGCGGAAATAAAGAAATTCCTGAGGCTTTAAAAAATAAAGGTTTTGCTATTATTGGAGTTAATTACAGACTTTCGCCAAAAGCAAAAGCGGCAAAATCTATTGAAGATGCAGCAGCGGCAGTAGCTTGGGCTTTTAATAATATTTCAAATTACGGAGGTGATAAATCTCAAATTTTTGTTTCTGGACATTCAGCTGGTGGATATTTAGCTTTAATGATTGGTCTTAATAAAAAATATCTTCAGAAAGAAAACATTGATGCAAATCAAATTGCAGGATTAATTCCATTTAGCGGACAATGCATCACGCATTTTGAAATTAGAAGAGAAAACGGAATTCCAGAAAAACAGCCTACAATTGACGAATTTGCTCCTTTATACCATGTTCGCGCAGATGCTCCGCCTTTATTGTTAATCACTGGAGATCGTGAATTAGAAATGTTAGGACGTTATGAAGAAAACGCCTATATGGCAAGAATGATGAAATTGGTTGGACATACTCAAACTAAATTGTACGAATTAGACGGTTACGGTCACGGAATGACAGAACCTGGTTTTCCACTTTTGGTTAATGAAGTAAACAGAATTTTAAAAGAACGCAAAAAATAA
- a CDS encoding tRNA-binding protein, protein MDLTWSEFERTDMRVGTIIDVNDFPEARKPAFQLTIDFGSEIGIRKSSAQITKRYQKEDLLNRQIVAVVNFPKKQIGKFMSECLVLGAVGEEGDVILLAPDFKIENGLRIG, encoded by the coding sequence ATGGATTTAACTTGGAGCGAATTTGAAAGAACTGATATGCGTGTTGGAACAATTATAGATGTAAATGATTTTCCCGAAGCACGAAAACCAGCTTTTCAACTTACAATTGATTTCGGATCTGAAATTGGGATTAGAAAATCATCGGCGCAAATAACAAAAAGATACCAAAAAGAGGATTTGTTGAATCGTCAGATTGTTGCGGTTGTCAATTTTCCTAAAAAACAAATTGGAAAATTTATGAGCGAATGTTTGGTTCTCGGCGCTGTAGGCGAGGAGGGAGACGTTATTCTATTGGCTCCCGATTTTAAGATAGAAAATGGTTTGCGCATTGGTTAA
- a CDS encoding c-type cytochrome has product MKNILILGGLALFVVSCGTQKAAPVVSAPVAEASKTVALTPELEAGKNLYDNNCAKCHKLYEPKKFTKEEWTPILVRMGKKAKLDETQMASITNYIDSQL; this is encoded by the coding sequence ATGAAAAATATTTTAATTCTTGGAGGACTTGCATTATTTGTGGTTTCTTGCGGAACTCAGAAAGCTGCGCCAGTTGTATCTGCGCCTGTAGCAGAAGCTTCTAAAACTGTTGCATTAACACCTGAATTAGAAGCAGGTAAAAATTTGTATGATAATAATTGTGCAAAATGCCACAAATTGTACGAACCAAAAAAGTTTACAAAAGAAGAATGGACACCAATTTTGGTTAGAATGGGTAAAAAAGCAAAATTAGATGAAACTCAAATGGCATCAATTACAAATTATATTGATTCACAATTGTAA